Sequence from the Pyrobaculum neutrophilum V24Sta genome:
TATAGTTCAGATGCCGAGGGGGACGCCGGTGGCCACCGTGGCCATAGGCGGCGCCGCCAACGCCGCCTTCCTCGCGGCGAGGATACTGGGCGTCAAGTACCCCGAGGTCCGGGAGAAGGTGAAGAAGCACATGGCCCAGATGCGGGACGAAGTCCTCTCAAAGAGCTTCATAAGGGAGTTTAAGCAGTAGAATAAAATAGCAAGGCTAACCCCGCCGCCGAATCAAATTTTTTATAAGTATCCGTTTAAACTGACATGCGTCTCCTGGTGTTGGGCGGGGGCCAGCTGGCCCTTATGATGTGTTGGGCAACAGCCAGGCTACCCCTGGATTTCGCGGTCTACGACCCAGACCCGAAAGCCCCCGCGTATAGATGCGCCGCGAGGGCGGGCGACCCGCTGAGGGAGGTGGAGAGGGCGGACCACGTCACCTTCGAGTTTGAAAACGTGGAGTGGGGGGTGGCAGAGTACGCCCACAAGCTGGGCAAGCTGAGGCCCCACCTGGACTACCTCAGGGTGAAGAAGAGCAGGATATGGGAAAGGGAGGCGCTCGGCGAGCTGGGGGTGCCCACCCCCCGCTGGGCTGTGGCTAGAGATGGCGCAGAGGCTATGGAGCTGGCGGCCAAGTGGGGGAGGGCCGTCGCCAAGGTGCCCTCCGGCGGCTACGACGGCAAGGGCCAGTACCTGCTCCCCCGGGAGAGGCCGCCCGCGGAGAGCCCCCTCCTGGTGGAGGAGTACGTAGACATCGCGAGGGAGTTCTCAATAGTGGCGGCTAGGTCAGAAGACGGCGACGTCTACTTCTACCCGCCAGCCCAGAACTACTACGTCCAGGGCATTCTGGTGTGGAACTACGCCCCCGCCGAGGCGCCGCCCGAGGCCTATAGATACGTGGAGAAGATCCTGGAGTGGCGTAGATACGTAGGCGTCCTCGCCGTGGAGTTCTTCGAAGACAGAAGCGGCAGGATCCTCGTCAACGAGATCGCGCCCCGCGTCCACAACACAGGCCACTGGACCCTAGAGACAGACGCCTCCCAGTTCGAAAACCACGTCAGAGCAGTCGCCGGCCTCCCCCTCAGGAGGCCGCGCGCCTTAGCGCCCACCGCCATGGTGAACCTACTGGGCGTCGCCAGTCCACCCATTAAGGAGCTGGAGAGGCTGGGCAAGGTATACTGGTACGGCAAGGCGGAGGCTCGGCCCAGGCGCAAGATGGGCCACGTAAACATCACAGGGGACACCACGGCGGAGGCCATAGCCAAGGCCCGAGAGGCGATGAGGATAATCTACGGCAGAAAATTCCCAGAACTCGTCCTCAAAAACTACGGCAGTAGACAATAGAAAAAACGACAAAATACGAACGTAAAAAGATGGTAGACTCTCCCGGCTATGGGGTGGGGGATCACCAGGAGGAGACTCCTCATGTTGGGCGTGGCAGGCGCGGTTGCGGCGGTTGGCGGCTGGCAACTCCTAGGCGTCTCGGAAAACGCGGCGAGACCGCAGACGAGGAGCTACTGGTTTGAACGGACATCTGAATTCGCAAGCAACGACGACGTGGTGGAGCTCAAGTTCGTAGACGAGTTCGACAGACCTGTAGACTTCAACGCACTTCTGGTGTGGGAGCCAGATGGCGTTGTGGAGGAAGTGGCTGTAAAAGACGGCGTCCTTAGGCTAGACAAGAGGAGAGTTAAGAGACAGGCCGAGAGCTGGGTTGAAGAACAGCTGAGGAGAGACAATCCCACGTCGACGGAGCACGCCCTGTTTACCATACTGCCCACCGCGCCCGCGGAGCCGCTGTTTTACACAGACGTAATTGAGAGACCGGCGTTGAGGAGCAGAGTATATAGAGTGAGGGGGGCCGCCAGGAGGAGCACCGGCCATAGATTTGCGACTTGTCCAGAGGCCAAGGTGTTTTATATCTCAGACGTCAATCTCACGGATCCAGATTACGTTCCGGCAGTCGCCCTAAAAGACTCGTCTTCAAAAGCCTTCGGCGAAGATATCTGGTTCGGCTACAAAGTAGACGGTAGCGCTCTAAAGTTAAACGCCTACGGTGCACTTAGCTTGAAGTGGGGCACAGAGCTTAGAATAACCGGAGAGTACAGCTGGAGCACGGGCAATCTAATATCGCAAGGTAGCGGAGGCTATGCCCCCGCCGACGGGCAGTCGGCGGCTGTGATGTTCTACTCTTCAATATGGAGGGTCATCGGCTACGACGTATATGATATCTACACATGCAATGTGGTTGACACACGCGCCAGTTTATACATGCTAAACCTCGCCTTTGAAAACGGGAACATTGCGCTTAGGTCGGTTGGCTACATCCCAAAGATGCCGACCTCCATCAGCCCCGCGGAGACCCGCACCTACACGGGGATAGACGGCAAATGGGGAGATTATAACACACTTTGGTACCTCGAGATTATGAAAAATGAGCCTCTTCTAGACGTCGGTGGAACACTGGGGGTGGGCCTTCCCGTTGGCGATCTCATCGCCAACAAAGTCCCCAGCACGGTGGCGTCCCTTATAAAGAAACTACACGCAGGCTTCAACTTCCAGGCGTATGGAGCCGTTGCCAACTATATAGCAAAGGTTTCAACAGACGCCGCCCCGGGCGCCAAGTACGCCCTTAGGGTTTACAGAGCCGCGTTTGTTCACTATCTCAAGGACTACGTCTTTAAGCCCCTAGTCACTATAGCCGAGGTCGTAGACGCCTAGGTCTCGACCAGCTTTTTTAGCTTCTCCACGAGCTTCAGCGCGGCCTCCCGGTGGACTTCGAAGCCCTCCGGCGAGAGGAAGTTGTGGTAGAAGTTGGCATGTAGCCTTTCCGCCATGGCGAACGCCGTGACGAGTTCTCTGTCTTTTGTCTCTCTGTACAGTCTGTCGATTAGCACCGCGTAGTCTCTGTGGCTGTAGTGCGGCTCTCCCCTTTTCTCGGCCAGCGCGTTCAGCAGGGCTGTGACCGCTCCCCAGTACTTCTCGCCGGCTTGTACAAGATCGCCCCCTCTATACAGCTCCTCGGCCTCCCTGAGGTACTTCTCGTGTAGGCGGAGATACAGCTCGACGCGCTCGGGCGGATCGAGCCTCCCGGCCAACAGATCTGCGAGGAAAGCCTCTACATCCCGGTCCCCAGCCGCCCTCTTCAAAAGCTCCGCCACTGCGGGAGAGAGCGTTATGGCCATGCAACTGGCGGCGTATCTAGTTAAAAGCTTGCCGCGCCTATGCAGACGGCCATATGTAGAACGGCGCTTGGGCGACAGTATAGCGATGTGTGGGTGGTGGGGCCGCCGGGATTTGTGGGCCGGCTCTGCCGTGAACCCGGGCTCACGCGGACCCGAACCGCGCTTTAGGGGGCTTCCGCCCTATCCTACCAGGCTGAACGACGGCCCCCTTGTGCAGATCTCTCTCGGTTTTTATGTTTTTCTGCCGACGGCTTGGGTTAACACGTTGGCCAGCCTCACGGCCTCCTCCATCTGGCCGTCCTCGGCCATCTTCTTCATCTTCTCCACCAGGGGGAGGAGGACCCTCTTCACTGTGGTTTTCGCGGCTAGAGCCGCGGCGTCGCACCCCGCCCTGGCGCCCTCCTCCTCGGCGGCTGTCATCGCCGTTTCAAGGAGAGCCGCGACTGTCTCCTCCACGTATCTCCTGGCGAGGAGCCGCGGCAGAGCCGCCAGCTCCTCCTCCACTATGGCCTCGGCCTTTGCGACCTCGGCGGCCCGCTCGGCGTTGTACTGCTCGGCCACCTGCCTGAGGTCCTCGATCCGCACGACCTTCACGGGCAGGCCGGGCGCCACGGTCTGGGGGACGCCTAGG
This genomic interval carries:
- a CDS encoding PaREP1 family protein, which translates into the protein MAITLSPAVAELLKRAAGDRDVEAFLADLLAGRLDPPERVELYLRLHEKYLREAEELYRGGDLVQAGEKYWGAVTALLNALAEKRGEPHYSHRDYAVLIDRLYRETKDRELVTAFAMAERLHANFYHNFLSPEGFEVHREAALKLVEKLKKLVET
- a CDS encoding 5-(carboxyamino)imidazole ribonucleotide synthase, which codes for MRLLVLGGGQLALMMCWATARLPLDFAVYDPDPKAPAYRCAARAGDPLREVERADHVTFEFENVEWGVAEYAHKLGKLRPHLDYLRVKKSRIWEREALGELGVPTPRWAVARDGAEAMELAAKWGRAVAKVPSGGYDGKGQYLLPRERPPAESPLLVEEYVDIAREFSIVAARSEDGDVYFYPPAQNYYVQGILVWNYAPAEAPPEAYRYVEKILEWRRYVGVLAVEFFEDRSGRILVNEIAPRVHNTGHWTLETDASQFENHVRAVAGLPLRRPRALAPTAMVNLLGVASPPIKELERLGKVYWYGKAEARPRRKMGHVNITGDTTAEAIAKAREAMRIIYGRKFPELVLKNYGSRQ